In uncultured Cohaesibacter sp., a genomic segment contains:
- a CDS encoding sigma-54 dependent transcriptional regulator translates to MAADILVVDDEVDIRELVAGLLEDEGYDTRMASHSDEALELIEQRRPSLIFLDIWLQGSRLDGLALLAVIRQKHPELPVVMISGHGGVETAVAAIKRGAYDFIEKPFKADRLILVAERALEASSLKRQVKDLQSRSGVETKLVGSSGSMNNLRQMIQRVAPTNSRVLISGQSGSGKELVARCIHQQSPRAEAPFVTFSSIQFALEDLELQLFGTEADGATQRKVGAFEEAHGGTLYLEEIADLPVELQSKLTRVLTTSKFIRVGGSKPVQVDVRVISSTARNMEGLITEGTFREDLFHRLSVVPLSVPPLADRREDIPELVLHFMEQLSTTAGLPSRKIGEDAMAILQAHNWPGNIRQLRNNIERLLILTKGDENAVITADLLPSEVGETVPSIPGGGEAGEQIMSLPLKKAREVFEREYLKAQIARFGGNVSRTAEFVGMERSALHRKLKSLGVV, encoded by the coding sequence ATGGCTGCCGATATTCTTGTGGTCGATGACGAGGTCGACATTCGCGAGCTTGTTGCAGGCCTCTTGGAAGATGAAGGGTATGACACGCGCATGGCGTCGCATAGCGACGAAGCGCTGGAGCTGATCGAGCAGCGCAGACCCTCTCTCATCTTTCTCGACATCTGGTTGCAGGGCTCGCGCCTTGATGGTCTGGCGCTGTTGGCTGTGATCAGGCAGAAGCACCCCGAATTGCCGGTTGTGATGATTTCCGGCCATGGCGGGGTGGAAACTGCGGTGGCGGCGATTAAGCGTGGGGCCTATGATTTTATCGAAAAACCATTCAAGGCCGATCGGCTCATTCTGGTGGCAGAGCGCGCCCTTGAAGCCTCCAGCCTCAAGCGGCAGGTGAAGGATCTGCAGTCGCGCAGCGGCGTGGAGACCAAACTGGTCGGATCGTCCGGCTCGATGAATAACCTTCGGCAGATGATCCAGCGTGTTGCACCGACCAACAGTCGGGTTCTGATCTCCGGTCAGTCCGGTTCCGGCAAGGAACTGGTCGCCCGCTGCATCCACCAGCAATCGCCAAGGGCAGAAGCGCCGTTCGTTACTTTTTCCTCGATCCAGTTTGCGCTGGAAGACCTGGAATTGCAGCTGTTTGGCACCGAAGCGGATGGTGCCACCCAGCGTAAGGTCGGCGCTTTTGAAGAGGCGCACGGTGGTACGCTTTATCTTGAGGAAATTGCCGACCTGCCGGTTGAGCTGCAGAGCAAGCTGACGCGGGTGCTGACGACAAGCAAATTCATCCGCGTTGGCGGCAGCAAGCCGGTGCAGGTGGATGTGCGCGTGATTTCTTCGACAGCCCGCAACATGGAGGGCCTGATCACCGAAGGAACGTTCCGCGAGGATCTGTTCCATCGTCTTAGCGTCGTTCCGCTCTCCGTTCCGCCTCTGGCCGACCGGCGGGAGGATATCCCCGAGCTTGTTCTGCATTTCATGGAACAGCTTTCGACGACTGCGGGTCTGCCTTCGCGAAAGATCGGTGAAGATGCCATGGCGATCCTGCAGGCGCACAACTGGCCTGGTAATATCCGCCAGTTGCGCAACAACATCGAGCGGCTGCTGATTCTCACGAAGGGCGATGAAAATGCGGTCATCACCGCGGATCTTCTGCCAAGCGAAGTTGGCGAGACCGTGCCGAGCATTCCTGGCGGTGGAGAAGCTGGCGAGCAGATCATGTCGCTGCCGCTGAAGAAGGCGAGGGAGGTTTTCGAGCGCGAATATCTCAAGGCGCAGATTGCCCGATTTGGCGGAAACGTCTCGCGTACGGCGGAATTTGTCGGCATGGAGCGCTCGGCGTTGCACCGCAAGCTGAAGAGCCTCGGCGTGGTTTGA
- a CDS encoding bifunctional 2-C-methyl-D-erythritol 4-phosphate cytidylyltransferase/2-C-methyl-D-erythritol 2,4-cyclodiphosphate synthase, producing the protein MEQNTMSCAALIVAAGSGSRARRNSDNVAKQYVEIGGKPVLQRTIEIFLTNDQVDSIQVVIGPHDEQLYRDVIAPLLEGPHAAEARAKLLPAVVGGTTRQISVYNGLKALEQTAPRLVLIHDAARPFVTRTILDRCFVTLATHKACLVATPVTDTIKRVDSDGAIIETIDRSTLWSAQTPQAFDYAFILEAHRKANLQNIDHFTDDALVAEWVGETVYIVEGSPSNRKLTSKEDLTMAETMMGLTEPAPRPLTDIRVGTGYDVHAFEEGTAVIIGGIAIPHDKKLKGHSDADVGLHAITDALLGAIADGDIGTHFPPSDPQWKGAASDLFLKDAVRRVIERGGKISNIDMTIICEAPKIGPHRPAIRTSIAEICSIAMDRVSVKATTSERLGFTGRKEGIAAIATVCVRLPETED; encoded by the coding sequence ATGGAACAGAACACAATGTCATGCGCAGCCCTCATTGTTGCCGCCGGATCAGGCAGTCGCGCCAGACGCAACTCGGACAACGTGGCCAAACAATATGTTGAAATAGGCGGCAAACCCGTTCTGCAGCGCACGATCGAGATATTTCTCACCAACGATCAGGTTGACAGCATCCAGGTGGTCATCGGGCCACACGACGAACAGCTATATCGCGACGTGATCGCCCCCTTGCTTGAAGGACCCCATGCCGCAGAAGCACGCGCCAAGCTGCTGCCCGCAGTCGTGGGCGGCACGACACGCCAGATTTCGGTCTACAATGGCCTCAAGGCACTGGAGCAGACTGCACCGCGTCTGGTGCTCATCCACGACGCTGCGCGCCCCTTCGTCACACGCACGATTCTGGATCGCTGTTTCGTGACGCTTGCAACCCACAAGGCCTGCCTTGTTGCCACGCCCGTCACCGACACCATCAAGAGGGTCGATAGCGACGGCGCGATCATCGAGACCATAGACCGCAGCACGCTCTGGTCGGCCCAGACGCCACAAGCCTTCGACTATGCCTTCATTCTCGAAGCACACCGGAAAGCCAACCTTCAGAATATCGACCATTTCACCGACGATGCTCTGGTCGCCGAATGGGTGGGCGAAACCGTCTATATCGTTGAGGGAAGCCCCTCCAACCGCAAACTGACCAGCAAGGAAGACCTGACGATGGCCGAAACCATGATGGGCCTGACCGAACCCGCCCCCCGCCCCCTGACTGACATCAGGGTTGGGACCGGCTATGACGTTCACGCCTTCGAAGAAGGAACAGCAGTCATTATCGGCGGTATCGCCATTCCCCACGACAAGAAGCTCAAGGGTCATTCGGACGCCGACGTCGGACTTCATGCCATAACGGACGCCCTGCTAGGCGCCATCGCCGATGGTGACATCGGAACCCATTTCCCACCCTCGGACCCGCAGTGGAAAGGGGCAGCCTCAGATCTGTTTCTGAAAGATGCCGTCCGGCGCGTCATTGAGCGGGGTGGAAAGATTTCCAATATCGACATGACCATCATCTGCGAGGCCCCAAAAATCGGCCCGCACCGCCCGGCTATCCGCACGTCCATTGCCGAAATCTGCAGCATTGCCATGGACCGCGTCAGCGTCAAGGCAACGACCTCTGAACGTCTGGGTTTCACCGGACGAAAGGAAGGCATTGCCGCCATCGCAACCGTTTGCGTACGCCTGCCGGAAACCGAAGACTAA
- a CDS encoding PAS domain-containing sensor histidine kinase — MSYLSESDYSAKRDGSAESLGGKEATTAFTAEKPEQRSRLRYLGLASVVLSVVSGITSFVILLGLTPIEPTDDVIRIAMIVNGTLLFLLALVIFLEACAVLRARQRGRAGARLHIRVMGLFALVATLPTILVAIFASITLDQGLDRWFSSRTQAIINSSQTVASAYTKEHARVLRNELLGIAQALNDAEPYFLLDSDRFRAIFSRQTRIRGIPAAFVVNGAGEQLMASPSRLDQPVPKMPGPDLLEQAHSQPVFIALGDSNLVAGIMRLEEFNDAYLFVLRVIDPVVSNFLRMTSENAQEYRAFFDSRSNIQAAFAMLYIGAGLIILLSTTWFAIGFSNRLVAPISRLIGAAERVRHGDLYARLPVEKDSTDFANLNRTFNTMTTELRLQRDELILARDAIDARRRFTEAMLQGVSAGVIGVDETGEITLANPSVLKILGLKERDLLGEDLDKVLPEVATLVDEADNLAEAHKEGQILLVRNGIEYSLRARVTLERSNEDESHSYVVTLDDITELVSAQRSAAWADVARRIAHEIKNPLTPIQLSAERLRRRYGKKIAADDQKVFEQCVNTIVRQVGDIGRMVDEFSSFARMPKPVFEHGDLSEVIKQSVFLIEVANHDIEFTTEIPEKMPVSFDHRLVSQAMANVIKNATEAIAGREDRQEIDGHVIVRAEEEDVNYCVRVIDNGIGFPANNRQRLLEPYMTTREKGSGLGLAIVRKILREHGGGIQLRDACEVSDFEQGACIEIRIPKEGADRLGTDEDEDTIQNVNSGLAITNTTNNAMED, encoded by the coding sequence GTGTCCTATCTTTCCGAATCTGACTATTCCGCAAAGCGGGATGGTAGTGCTGAGTCTTTGGGCGGCAAGGAGGCCACGACGGCTTTCACTGCCGAAAAGCCGGAGCAGCGGAGCCGACTGCGCTATCTGGGGCTGGCGAGCGTGGTGCTGTCGGTTGTTTCCGGTATCACATCCTTTGTCATTCTTCTGGGTCTTACCCCGATTGAGCCAACCGATGACGTCATCCGGATTGCGATGATCGTCAATGGAACGCTGTTGTTCCTTCTCGCTCTGGTGATCTTTCTGGAAGCCTGTGCTGTCTTGCGGGCGCGACAAAGGGGCAGGGCTGGGGCGCGTCTGCACATCCGGGTTATGGGGCTGTTTGCACTGGTTGCAACTTTACCGACGATTCTGGTCGCCATTTTCGCCTCCATCACCCTCGACCAGGGTCTTGATCGCTGGTTCTCGTCTCGGACGCAGGCGATCATCAACAGCTCACAGACTGTCGCCAGTGCCTACACCAAGGAACATGCGCGTGTTCTGCGCAACGAGCTTTTGGGCATTGCACAGGCGCTCAATGATGCCGAGCCCTATTTCCTGCTCGATTCCGACCGGTTCCGTGCCATCTTTTCGCGTCAGACCCGCATTCGCGGCATTCCGGCAGCCTTTGTTGTCAACGGTGCCGGTGAGCAGCTGATGGCCTCGCCAAGTCGCCTTGATCAGCCGGTACCCAAGATGCCGGGGCCGGACCTTCTGGAACAGGCCCATAGTCAGCCGGTGTTCATTGCGCTGGGGGACTCCAATCTCGTGGCCGGTATCATGCGGCTTGAAGAATTCAACGACGCCTATCTTTTCGTGCTGCGGGTGATTGATCCGGTCGTTTCCAACTTCCTGCGCATGACGTCTGAAAACGCGCAGGAATACCGGGCGTTCTTTGACAGTCGATCGAATATTCAGGCGGCTTTTGCCATGCTCTATATCGGGGCAGGGCTGATCATCCTGTTGTCGACGACATGGTTCGCCATCGGCTTTTCCAACCGTCTGGTGGCGCCGATCAGTCGTTTGATTGGTGCTGCGGAGCGTGTGCGCCATGGGGATCTCTATGCGCGATTGCCGGTTGAGAAGGATTCGACCGATTTTGCCAACCTCAACCGGACCTTCAACACCATGACCACCGAGCTCAGGCTGCAGCGCGATGAGCTGATACTGGCACGCGATGCCATCGATGCCCGCCGTCGCTTCACCGAGGCGATGTTGCAAGGGGTCAGTGCCGGGGTGATCGGTGTCGACGAGACCGGTGAAATTACGCTGGCCAACCCTTCTGTGCTGAAGATCCTAGGGCTCAAGGAGCGGGATCTGCTTGGCGAGGACCTCGACAAGGTGCTGCCCGAGGTGGCGACACTGGTGGACGAAGCAGACAATCTGGCCGAAGCCCACAAGGAAGGCCAGATTCTGCTGGTCCGCAATGGCATCGAATATTCCCTGCGTGCAAGGGTTACCCTGGAACGCAGCAACGAGGACGAGAGCCATTCCTATGTGGTGACGCTTGATGATATCACCGAACTGGTCAGCGCCCAGCGCTCGGCGGCTTGGGCAGATGTCGCGCGCCGCATCGCCCATGAAATCAAGAACCCGCTGACACCGATCCAGCTGTCAGCCGAGCGTTTGCGCCGACGCTACGGCAAGAAGATTGCCGCGGATGATCAGAAGGTGTTCGAACAATGCGTCAACACCATTGTGCGGCAGGTGGGGGACATCGGAAGGATGGTCGACGAATTCTCGTCCTTTGCCCGGATGCCGAAACCTGTGTTCGAGCACGGGGACCTGTCCGAGGTGATCAAGCAGTCGGTGTTCCTGATCGAGGTGGCCAACCACGATATCGAATTTACCACCGAGATCCCCGAAAAGATGCCGGTGTCCTTTGACCACCGCCTCGTTTCGCAGGCCATGGCCAATGTCATCAAGAATGCCACCGAAGCCATCGCAGGGCGGGAGGACCGTCAGGAAATTGACGGTCATGTCATCGTTCGGGCGGAGGAAGAGGACGTCAACTATTGCGTTCGCGTCATTGACAACGGCATCGGCTTCCCGGCCAACAACCGGCAACGGTTGCTTGAGCCTTACATGACGACCCGTGAAAAGGGCAGTGGTCTGGGGCTGGCGATCGTGCGCAAGATTCTGCGCGAACATGGCGGCGGCATTCAGCTCCGAGATGCCTGCGAGGTATCGGATTTCGAGCAGGGTGCCTGCATCGAGATCCGCATCCCTAAGGAGGGGGCTGACCGTCTTGGCACGGATGAGGACGAGGATACCATCCAGAATGTCAATTCCGGGCTGGCCATTACAAATACAACAAACAATGCAATGGAGGACTGA
- the ntrC gene encoding nitrogen regulation protein NR(I), which yields MPKGTILLADDDTAIRTVLNQALSRAGYTVRLTSNATTLWSWISQGEGDLVITDVVMPDENIFDVLPRIKKARPHLPVIVMSAQNTFMTAIKASERGAYEYLPKPFDLKELINIAGRALSEPRPSLQPSEDDGSDIPLIGRSAAMQDIYRMLARLMQNDLTVMITGESGTGKELVARALHDYGKRRKGPFVAINMAAIPKDLIESELFGHEKGSFTGAHGRSAGKFEMAEGGTLFLDEIGDMPMEAQTRLLRVLQQGEYTTVGGRTPIKTNVRIVAATNKDLQSLIHQGLFREDLFFRLNVVPMRLPPLRERAEDIKDLVRHFFALGEREGLPVKQIQPDALDVMLRYRWPGNVRELENLVRRLAALYPQDTITANQIENELNQISLSTDIQPEQKVQNLAGAMESYLEQLFKEFGDNLPPPGLYHRLLREIEYPLICASLAATKGNQIKTAELLGLNRNTLRKKIKDLDIQVVRGA from the coding sequence ATGCCTAAAGGGACAATCCTGCTAGCGGATGACGATACTGCAATCCGTACAGTGCTCAATCAGGCACTGTCTCGTGCCGGATATACTGTGCGTCTGACTTCGAATGCGACAACGCTGTGGAGTTGGATCTCGCAAGGCGAAGGCGACCTCGTCATTACCGATGTCGTGATGCCTGACGAGAACATCTTCGATGTGCTGCCTCGCATCAAGAAGGCCAGACCTCATTTGCCTGTCATTGTCATGAGCGCGCAAAATACCTTCATGACGGCGATCAAGGCCTCTGAGCGTGGTGCCTATGAATATCTGCCCAAACCGTTCGACCTCAAGGAACTGATCAACATCGCCGGGCGGGCGCTTTCAGAGCCGCGTCCGAGCCTGCAGCCATCGGAAGATGACGGCTCGGACATTCCGCTGATCGGTCGCTCGGCTGCCATGCAGGACATCTATCGGATGCTGGCCCGGTTGATGCAGAATGACCTCACCGTCATGATCACCGGTGAGAGCGGCACGGGTAAGGAACTGGTTGCCCGGGCGTTGCATGACTATGGCAAGCGTCGCAAGGGGCCGTTCGTGGCCATCAACATGGCGGCCATCCCGAAGGACCTCATTGAATCCGAGCTTTTCGGCCACGAGAAGGGCTCGTTCACCGGTGCCCACGGGCGTTCGGCGGGCAAGTTCGAAATGGCCGAGGGGGGGACACTGTTCCTCGACGAGATCGGCGACATGCCGATGGAAGCCCAGACCCGTCTGCTGCGTGTTCTCCAGCAGGGCGAATACACCACCGTTGGCGGTCGTACGCCGATCAAGACCAACGTCAGGATTGTCGCTGCCACCAACAAGGACCTGCAATCGCTCATTCATCAGGGTCTGTTCCGCGAAGACCTGTTCTTCCGCCTCAACGTTGTGCCGATGCGCCTGCCGCCATTGCGGGAACGCGCCGAAGACATCAAGGATCTGGTGCGCCATTTCTTTGCGCTTGGCGAGCGGGAAGGGTTGCCGGTCAAACAGATCCAGCCGGATGCCCTTGACGTCATGTTGCGCTATCGCTGGCCAGGCAACGTGCGCGAGCTTGAAAACCTCGTTCGCCGTCTTGCCGCGCTCTATCCGCAGGACACGATCACGGCCAACCAGATCGAGAATGAGCTCAATCAGATCAGCCTGTCCACCGATATTCAGCCGGAACAGAAGGTGCAGAATCTGGCCGGGGCCATGGAATCCTATCTGGAACAGCTGTTCAAGGAGTTTGGCGACAACCTGCCGCCTCCGGGGCTGTACCATCGTCTGCTGCGCGAAATCGAGTATCCGCTGATTTGCGCCTCTCTGGCTGCAACCAAGGGCAATCAGATCAAGACCGCAGAACTGCTCGGGCTCAACCGGAACACCCTGCGAAAGAAAATCAAGGACCTCGATATTCAGGTTGTTCGCGGCGCTTAA
- the dusB gene encoding tRNA dihydrouridine synthase DusB, whose product MPSLPFHRAGNSLKVGSVALPNGVFLAPMSGITDLPFRMLAKRFGAGLVISEMVASRAFAVGQEEMRLRAEGQGMDVHAVQLAGNQADWMAEAARLSEGAGASLIDINMGCPAKRVISGYSGSALMRDLDQALRLIDAVLGAVSVPVTVKMRLGWDDDSHNAAELARRAEQSGVAMVTVHGRTRNQFYKGRADWRAIRKVAEVVSIPLVANGDILCEEDAVACLEQSGADCVMVGRGAYGRPWLPGFIAHYLQTGEFMDALSGGELLELVLEHYDAMLDCYPDVVGVRCARKHLGWYMDGVLEGASSVSSELSQLRKVIITAEEPQTVRIALREFFGAAAERHVA is encoded by the coding sequence ATGCCATCGCTTCCGTTTCATAGGGCTGGAAACAGCCTGAAAGTTGGCTCCGTTGCCTTGCCAAACGGCGTGTTTCTTGCGCCGATGTCAGGGATCACGGATCTGCCGTTTCGCATGCTTGCGAAACGCTTTGGTGCGGGGCTGGTGATTTCTGAGATGGTGGCCAGCAGGGCCTTTGCCGTCGGGCAGGAAGAAATGCGCCTGAGGGCCGAGGGTCAGGGCATGGATGTGCATGCGGTTCAACTGGCGGGCAATCAGGCTGACTGGATGGCGGAAGCTGCGCGTCTTTCCGAAGGGGCAGGGGCATCACTCATCGATATCAATATGGGTTGCCCGGCCAAGCGGGTGATCTCGGGCTATTCCGGTTCTGCCCTGATGCGGGATCTGGATCAGGCCCTGCGTCTGATTGATGCTGTTCTGGGCGCGGTCTCGGTTCCGGTGACCGTCAAGATGCGTCTTGGCTGGGATGATGACAGCCACAATGCCGCCGAGCTGGCCAGGAGAGCCGAGCAGAGTGGCGTTGCCATGGTGACCGTTCACGGGCGCACGCGCAATCAGTTCTACAAGGGACGGGCAGACTGGCGAGCCATTCGCAAGGTTGCTGAGGTGGTGTCCATTCCGCTGGTCGCCAATGGTGATATCTTGTGCGAAGAGGATGCTGTTGCCTGCCTTGAACAATCCGGCGCGGACTGTGTCATGGTCGGGCGCGGTGCCTATGGGCGCCCGTGGCTGCCCGGATTTATCGCCCATTATCTTCAGACGGGCGAATTCATGGACGCGCTGTCCGGCGGGGAGCTTCTGGAGCTTGTTCTGGAGCACTATGACGCAATGCTTGACTGTTATCCGGATGTGGTGGGTGTGCGGTGCGCTCGCAAACATCTGGGCTGGTACATGGATGGTGTCCTTGAGGGCGCCAGTTCCGTTTCATCTGAACTCTCTCAATTGAGAAAAGTCATTATAACCGCAGAGGAGCCTCAAACGGTGCGCATTGCCTTGCGCGAGTTTTTTGGCGCTGCTGCGGAGAGGCACGTAGCATGA
- a CDS encoding CinA family protein has product MYVTMDAIEQANQVLELASESNYKIATAESCTAGMISATLTEIPGASTAFDRGFATYSNEAKTEVLDVPAAMIEEFGAVSEEVARAMADGALSHSNADFAVAVTGIAGPGGGSDEKPVGLVHFAVSSRHYPQAHDRKIFAAMDRENVRAATVEHAMIMLIEAMTQKHFIATE; this is encoded by the coding sequence ATGTATGTAACCATGGATGCAATCGAGCAGGCCAATCAGGTTCTCGAACTGGCAAGCGAGAGCAACTACAAGATTGCAACAGCGGAATCCTGCACCGCAGGCATGATCAGCGCCACCCTGACGGAAATCCCCGGTGCCTCAACCGCCTTTGATCGCGGCTTTGCCACCTATTCCAACGAGGCCAAAACCGAAGTGCTTGATGTACCGGCCGCGATGATCGAGGAATTTGGCGCTGTCAGCGAAGAAGTCGCCCGGGCCATGGCGGACGGCGCCCTCAGCCATTCCAATGCCGACTTCGCCGTTGCAGTGACAGGCATCGCCGGCCCTGGTGGCGGTTCGGACGAAAAGCCGGTCGGGCTCGTACATTTTGCCGTGTCTTCCAGACACTACCCGCAAGCCCATGACCGGAAAATCTTCGCCGCCATGGATCGCGAAAACGTACGCGCCGCCACTGTTGAACACGCCATGATCATGCTCATCGAAGCGATGACCCAAAAACATTTCATTGCAACTGAATAG
- a CDS encoding nitrogen regulation protein NR(II): MIDSKKGSSLANNPYQAMMSALPHPIVMVDKNGFVAAANDMAQFFFQSSASHLRKQRLSELLPFGSPVLALVDQARDRLAPVNEYRVDISNPRIGVEKVVDVYAAPVPDMTGAVTVMLQERSIADKMDRQLTHRDAARSVTGLASMLGHEVKNPLSGIRGAAQLLESSVSDEDRALTQLITQETDRIVRLIDRMEVFSDQRPVEREAVNIHVVLDRVKQLAKAEFGDKIRIVEQYDPSLPSVHANQDQLVQVFLNLVKNASEAVIEVPDPEIVLTTAFRPGIRIQVPGSSEKTSLPLEICVKDNGPGIPKELEDCLFDPFVTSKTNGSGLGLALVAKLIGDHGGVIEFDGSGRQTIFRVMLPTSDLDQL; encoded by the coding sequence ATGATCGATAGTAAAAAGGGCAGCAGCCTTGCCAACAACCCCTATCAGGCGATGATGAGCGCTTTGCCGCATCCCATTGTCATGGTCGACAAGAACGGGTTCGTTGCCGCTGCCAATGATATGGCGCAGTTTTTCTTCCAGTCGAGTGCGTCCCACCTGCGCAAACAGCGACTGTCCGAGCTTTTGCCGTTTGGCAGCCCCGTTCTGGCGCTGGTTGATCAGGCGCGGGACAGACTTGCGCCGGTCAATGAATATCGCGTCGACATTTCCAACCCCCGGATCGGTGTCGAGAAGGTGGTTGATGTCTATGCCGCACCGGTGCCCGACATGACGGGGGCTGTGACGGTGATGTTGCAGGAGCGCTCGATTGCCGACAAGATGGACCGCCAATTGACCCATCGCGATGCGGCCCGTTCGGTTACCGGCCTTGCTTCGATGCTTGGCCACGAGGTGAAGAACCCGCTCTCCGGTATTCGCGGCGCTGCCCAGTTGCTGGAAAGTTCCGTTTCGGATGAAGACCGGGCTTTGACGCAGCTGATCACGCAGGAGACCGATCGGATCGTTCGCCTGATCGACCGCATGGAAGTCTTTTCCGACCAGCGGCCAGTGGAGCGTGAGGCGGTCAACATCCATGTGGTGCTCGACCGCGTCAAGCAGCTTGCCAAGGCCGAATTCGGCGACAAGATCCGCATTGTCGAACAGTATGACCCGTCCCTGCCTTCCGTTCACGCCAATCAGGACCAACTGGTTCAGGTGTTCCTGAATCTGGTCAAGAATGCGTCCGAGGCGGTGATCGAGGTGCCTGATCCGGAGATCGTGTTGACCACGGCCTTCCGGCCCGGCATTCGCATTCAGGTTCCCGGCTCGAGCGAGAAGACCTCTCTGCCGCTGGAAATCTGCGTAAAGGACAACGGACCGGGCATTCCCAAGGAGCTTGAGGACTGCCTGTTCGATCCGTTTGTGACGTCCAAGACCAACGGGTCCGGCCTCGGGCTGGCTCTGGTTGCCAAGTTGATCGGGGATCATGGCGGCGTTATCGAGTTTGACGGTTCTGGTCGACAGACCATTTTCCGGGTCATGCTGCCCACAAGCGATCTGGATCAGTTATAG